One Purpureocillium takamizusanense chromosome 12, complete sequence DNA window includes the following coding sequences:
- a CDS encoding uncharacterized protein (COG:G~CAZy:GH31~SECRETED:SignalP(1-23~SECRETED:cutsite=CGA-AD~SECRETED:prob=0.6279)~EggNog:ENOG503NVEC) — protein sequence MRSCRWSVGALLSIGLLTTHCGAADSAIPSRWGLGNDFTLSWSGGNSQEVVIQQNDTPIWSTSKDHGFVSASSGDDVFAGESGNFKITQVDDDKCDGLDVTELSYVPWNNSLTCHSVAVRGQLLDCGGSGDGSGDGSVGGNFSAYFWVPQDLPDRVAFQVDVHRATSSGASPSLPFTKTYLSFRSHADEDFYGLGAQASFASLKNRSVPVFSREQGVGRGDEPTTQIQDIVGFFAGGDRFTTYTAIPQYVSTDGKALYLKGGRTAYASFDFTRADAVTVRYSGRSVSGQFLLAAGGMLDAVGKTTDYAGKMRSLPRWVDDGAIMGIQGGEAKVERIIKEARDADCPVVGVWLQDWTGTRLQSTPTGINISRLWWNWESDTALYPQWPAFVQRLRDRFSVRTLSYINPFLANVSTKADGFRRSLFDEGRRASYLVRNLTTRDAAIVPSGPGIEAGILDLRNAAARRWFASILAEQVWNANISGFMCDFGEYTPVTRDTGFGGGGGDDKNDALVYHNRYPRDWASFQQDVLASLPQSSSSSARDDALIFHRSASLGSGRSMNLFWAGDQSIAWARNDGIKSVVSILGHMGMSGYAHAHSDVGGYTSTFVFPNAEHPYGAIGRSAELLGRWGELAAVSSAVFRSHEGNIPGINAQAYTNASTMAWYAHAARLFRALGPYRRHVLDGECATRGWPLLRLPVLHHAGDRRARGIGYESFFLGPDLYVAPVLDPGVTKVEVYLPGSSVDTYTHVWSGARFSGGVDVTVDAPWGKPAVFVVNDAVTPGLSDLMDFVRKENATIIHM from the exons ATGCGCTCGTGCCGCTGGAGCGTCGGCGCCCTTCTGAGCATTGGCCTCCTCACAACTCAttgcggcgcggccgactcCGCGATACCTTCGAGATGGGGGCTGGGCAACGACTTTACGCTTTCGTGGTCCGGAGGCAACTCGCAAGAGGTTGTCATTCAGCAAAACGATACTCCCATCTGGTCGACCTCTAAAGACCACGGCTTCGTCAGCGCCAGCTCGGGTGACGACGTCTTTGCCGGGGAGAGCGGCAACTTCAAAATCACacaggtcgacgacgacaagtgcgacggcctcgacgtcacGGAGCTCTCGTACGTGCCCTGGAACAACAGCCTCACCTGCCACAGCGTGGCCGTAAGGGGCCAGCTGCTCgactgcggcggctccggcgaTGGTTCCGGCGATGGTTCCGTCGGGGGCAACTTCTCGGCGTACTTTTGGGTCCCGCAAGACCTGCCCGACCGCGTCGCCTTCCAAGTCGACGTGCATCGTGCGACCTCGTCGGGGGCGAGCCCGAGCCTGCCCTTCACCAAGACGTACCTCAGCTTCCGCTCtcacgccgacgaggacttttacggcctcggcgcgcaggcttCCTTCGCGTCGCTCAAGAACCGCTCCGTGCCCGTCTTCTCGCGCGAGcaaggcgtcggccgcggggACGAGCCCACGACGCAGATCCAGGACATTgtcggcttcttcgccggcggcgaccgcTTCACCACGTACACGGCCATCCCGCAGTACGTGAGcaccgacggcaaggccctGTACCTCAAGGGCGGCCGCACCGCGTACGCCAGCTTCGACTTTACCCGCGCGGACGCCGTGACGGTGCGGTACAGCGGGCGGAGCGTCTCGGGCCAGTTCCTGCTGGCGGCAGGCGGGATGCTCGATGCGGTGGGCAAGACGACCGACTACGCGGGCAAGATGCGGAGCTTGCCGCgctgggtcgacgacggggccaTCATGGGCATCCAGGGCGGAgaggccaaggtcgagaGGATCATCAAGGAGGCGAGAGATGCCGACTGCCCAGTTGTTGGTGTCTGGCTGCAAGACTG GACCGGCACCCGCCTGCAATCGACGCCGACCGGAATCAACATCTCCCGCCTCTGGTGGAACTGGGAGTCCGACACGGCCCTGTACCCGCAGTGGCCTGCCTTTGtccagcgcctgcgcgaccgcTTCTCCGTGCGCACGCTCTCGTACATCAACCCTTTCCTTGCCAACGTCAGCACCAAGGCGGACGGCTTCCGCCGCAGCCTCTTCGACGAGGGACGCCGCGCGTCGTACCTGGTGCGCAACCTCACGACccgcgacgcggccatcgTGCCCAGCGGGCcgggcatcgaggccggcatccTGGACCTGCGCAACGCGGCCGCCCGGCGGTGGTTTGCAagcatcctcgccgagcaggtctGGAACGCCAACATCTCGGGCTTCATGTGCGACTTTGGCGAGTACACGCCCGTGACGCGCGACACGGGCTTcggcggggggggcggtGACGACAAAAACGACGCGCTCGTCTACCACAACCGCTACCCGCGCGACTGGGCGTCCTTTCAGCAGGACGTCCTCGCGTCCCTCccgcagtcgtcgtcgtcgtctgcgcgagacgacgcccTCATCTTCCACCGCTCCGCGTCGCTCGGCTCGGGCCGGTCCATGAACCTCTTCTGGGCGGGCGACCAGAGCATCGCGTGGGCGCGCAACGACGGCATCAAGTCCGTCGTCAGCATCCTCGGACACATGGGCATGTCCGGGTACGCGCACGCGCACTCTGACGTCGGCGGGTACACGTCGACCTTTGTGTTCCCCAACGCCGAGCACCCGTACGGCGCCATCGGGCGCtccgccgagctgctgggccgctggggcgagctcgccgccgtgtcgagcGCCGTCTTCCGCTCGCACGAGGGCAACATCCCCGGCATCAACGCCCAGGCCTACACCAACGCCTCGACCATGGCGTGGTAcgcgcacgccgcccgcctgttCCGCGCCCTGGGCCCGTACCGACGCCACGTCCTGGACGGCGAGTGCGCGACCAGGGGGTGGCCGCTGCTTCGCCTGCCGGTGCTGCACCATGCGGGCgacaggcgggcgcgcggcatcGGGTACGAGAGCTTCTTCCTCGGGCCGGACTTGTACGTTGCGCCGGTGCTGGACCCGGGCGTCACCAAGGTGGAAGTGTACCTGCCGGGCTCGTCCGTGGACACTTATACTCATGTATGGAGCGGCGCAAGGTTCTCGGGCGGTGTCGACGTGACAGTCGATGCACCGTGGGGCAAGCCGGCTGTGTTTGTTGTCAACGATGCGGTCACCCCTGGACTGTCGGACTTGATGGACTTTGTGCGCAAGGAGAacgccaccatcatccatATGTAA
- a CDS encoding uncharacterized protein (COG:S~EggNog:ENOG503NYR3) has translation MLYTLATGLVSVVIGTYLLGSHRQVVMPAASESNGAKPWADTPLALIPTPAFLTNKTDMWTEGASHMCNLHNAIFRGYNSMYLQAPHVRDADKADFLGYCRTWSKFVRTHAEKEEGELFPDAERLLGEEVFKHTHEEHDAFIPALNEFHEYLESIKADASQLSAARMLELMAAFEKPFEAHFRSEIDTIAALAAHPNTPREGTPEAAAARSRFDAWGRRSVLTGGVTDVSMFFLFNLDRGHEGGRWSEWPEVPAALRWALTRTLGGWHAGWWRFASCDADGWPRELYALP, from the exons ATGCTCTATACTCTTGCCACGGGCTTGGTCAGCGTGGTCATCGGAACATATCTGCTCGGAAGCCATAGGCAAGTCGTcatgcccgccgcgagcgaaAGTAACGGTGCGAAGCCGTGGGCGGACACGCCCTTGGCGCTCATCCCCACGCCGGCCTTTCTCACGAACAAG ACGGACATGTGGACCGAGGGCGCCAGCCACATGTGCAACCTGCACAATGCCATCTTCCGCGGCTACAACTCCATGTACTTGCAGGCGCCGCACGTCCGGGACGCGGACAAGGCCGACTTCCTGGGCTACTGCCGCACGTGGAGCAAGTTTgtgcgcacgcacgccgagAAGGAAGAGGGCGAGCTGTTCCCGGACGCGGAGCGGTTGCTGGGGGAGGAGGTGTTCAAGCACACGCACGAGGAGCATG ATGCGTTCATCCCCGCGCTCAACGAGTTCCACGAGTACCTGGAGAGCATCAAGGCGGACGCCTCGCAGCTCTCCGCCGCGCGCATGCTGGAGCTCATGGCGGCCTTTGAGAAGCCGTTCGAGGCGCACTTCCGCTCCGAGATCGACAccatcgcggcgctggcggcgcaccCCAACACGCCGCGCGAGGGcacgcccgaggcggcggcggcgagaagccgGTTCGACGCGTGGGGCCGCCGGTCGGTGCTcacgggcggcgtcaccgacgTGTCCATGTTCTTCCTCTTCAACCTGGATCGCGGGCacgagggcgggcggtggagcGAGTGGCCCgaggtgccggcggcgctgcgctgggcGCTGACGCGGACGCTGGGCGGGTGGCACgcggggtggtggaggtTTGCGAGCTGCGATGCGGATGGCTGGCCGAGGGAGCTGTATGCGCTGCCGTGA
- a CDS encoding uncharacterized protein (COG:S~EggNog:ENOG503P94G), translating to MSLQLKCSGDKDGCDRCAASGHSCEYSRSNSRKGRKGSANSKESRCHSREESRSPSSHTSSQKGQSQAKSKSGRSRNSGSALASTSHMGQRHHSSSASHTSSPMASPTDAFDMSAMSTGMTSDMYGSPTMSQFDTGHFPAYQQGVWSGFNDAADVVVTTAMDSTYVATTGSMYDSVYGAYDAYQGYQYPNMDQRYWPQ from the coding sequence ATGTCCCTACAGCTCAAATGCAGCGGGGACAAGGATGGCTGCGACAGATGCGCAGCCAGTGGTCACAGCTGCGAGTATAGCCGTTCCAACTCACGCAAGGGTAGAAAAGGGAGCGCAAACTCCAAGGAGAGCCGCTGCCACAGCCGGGAGGAGAGCAGAAGCCCCAGCAGCCACACCTCATCTCAAAAAGGGCAATCGCAAGCAAAATCCAAGAGCGGGCGATCTcgcaacagcggcagcgcatTGGCCTCGACATCGCACATGGGGCAGCGACACCACAGCAGTTCTGCCAGCCACACATCGTCTCCAATGGCATCCCCAACCGACGCCTTTGATATGAGCGCAATGTCGACAGGAATGACCAGCGACATGTATGGATCGCCTACAATGTCACAATTCGACACGGGCCACTTCCCGGCATACCAGCAGGGAGTGTGGTCAGGGTTCAATGATGCGGCAGACGTGGTGGTGACTACCGCAATGGACTCGACGTACGTGGCGACGACCGGGAGCATGTATGACAGCGTGTACGGAGCATACGACGCATACCAAGGATACCAATACCCAAACATGGACCAACGATATTGGCCGCAATGA
- a CDS encoding uncharacterized protein (EggNog:ENOG503P5QR~TransMembrane:2 (o69-90i111-130o)), protein MAGPDSPAGAPVAEAPAKSALGHLHDWGSSSMPPSLLATLITALHARPLQPLPLFLFTPPLLFSSYLNLAGYPTGSAGLTAAWSGLYALLALRRRQPFRAKFSARGLVRGAAIGMGATNCVAGGWVYFMGDFEKDEAERRSRKRWEKKDE, encoded by the exons ATGGCAGGGCCAGATTCTCCCGCGGGTGCTCCcgtggcggaggcgccggccAAGAGCGCGCTGGGCCATCTTCACGACTGGGGAT CCTCctccatgccgccctcgctgctcGCCACGCTCATCACCGCATTGCACgcgcggccgctgcagccgctgccgctcttTCTCTTCACGCCCCCGCTACTCTTCTCCTCGTACCTCAACCTCGCGGGCTACCCGACGGGCAGCGCGGGACTCACCGCCGCGTGGTCCGGCCTGtacgcgctgctggcgctgcggaGGCGGCAGCCGTTCCGCGCCAAGTTCTCGGCTCGCGGCCtcgtgcgcggcgcggccatcGGCATGGGCGCGACCAACTGCGTCGCCGGTGGGTGGGTGTACTTTATGGGTGACTTTGagaaggacgaggcggagcgcaGGAGCCGAAAGAGGTGGGAGAAAAAGGACGAGTAA